The genomic interval CGGCGGCTCGATCGGTATCGGGGAGCTGTCGCGGCGGACCGGGGTCCCGGTGCGCACCATCCGTTTCTACTGCGACGAAGCGGTGCTGGAGTCGCGCCGCACCTCGGGCGGGCACCGCGTGTTCGACCCGGCCGTCGCTGTCGATCGGCTGCTGCTGGTGCGCCGACTCCGAGCGCTCGGTCTCGGCCTCGGCGCGATCGTGGACGTCCTCGCCGGCGCCACCACGATCGAGGACGCGGTCGCCACCGAACGCGCCGCGCTCGACGCCGAGCTGGCCGTGCTGGCGTGGCGCCGCGCCGCCCTGCTCGCCGTCGAGTCCGCGCCACCGGCCGCCCGGCTCGGACACCTGGAACCGCTTGCCGCCGTGGCGGATCGGGGCGGCGCCCAGGATGCCGTCGTGACGTTCTGGCGGCGCGTGCTCACGCCCTTGCCACCCGCGACGATCGAGGCGTTCCTCTCGATGCACGTCCCCGCCCTGCCGGTCGCCCCGCAACCGTGGCACGTCCTGGTCTACGCCGAATTGTCCACGCTGGCAGCGGATCCCACTTTCCGGGTCGCGATGTCGCGGCGGTTGCGGCAATCGGACGGCGGCCGGATCCGGCACGAGCGGGAGTTGCTGGGCGGGGTGGGGGAGGCGTGCGAGGCCGTGGGCCGGCTGCTCGCCGCCCACCAGTCGCCCCGGCCCGGCCCCGAACTCGATCGGTTCGTCGCCGCGCACGCCGCCGCGCGAGAGGAACGCGACACACCCCGGTTCCGGCGGCGATTACTGTGCGGCGCAAAGGTTCCCGACCACCGTATTCCGCGCTACTGGCAGCTCACCAGTGAGGTCACCGGCACCGTCACCGTCGGTGACGCGCAACACTGGCTGCTCCAGGCCCTCGCGCTGGGGCTCGACGACCGATAGCACCCGCCGACACCGAGAACACCACGGCAGTCCCTGCATGCGGCGATCCCGCGACGAGAACGCGGACACCGTTCGTACCGCGCGATACCATGTGCTGCGGCTCGTGGCGACGGGCCATACCAACGGTGAGATCGGCGCCCGGCTCGGGCTGTCGAACAATACCGTCAAGTCCTATTTGTGCACGGTCATGCAGAAGCTCCAGGCGCGGAACCGAGCGCAAGCGGTCGCCAATGCGCGGCGGTACGGCCTGTTGTGAGAGCCGTCTGCCGCAGGATCGGATATGTGTGCCGGGCGGTAGCGAATAAATGTCTCGTCCGCCGGTGAACGCCCGATTTCCGGCCTGACGACATTCTCAAGGTTGCGTTATGAATGTTGCATGAGTAAAAGTTATATACCGGCTCGGCTAATTCTGCGATAAGGGGCGCTCTGTGATCGCGACAGGCAAGGCTGAAGTGAAAGCCCGGGCCCGTGGGGTCGAGAAGGGGTCTGTCGTGCTGTCTCTGCTGGTCTGCTCGATATTGACGGGTGGAATAGCCGCACTCACGCAATCGTGGTTTACATCTGCAATTGCATTTGTGTTGATAATTTTGGGATTGGCGGTGACCTTCCGCATCCTGCGCCCCGGGCGCTGACTCGCACATCCGCCGCGACACGCCCCTCCCGCGATGCCGCGCGGTTATAGCCGTGCCCGCACCCCAGCTACGCCTCGGCACACGGAAAACGGGCTCACGGAATGATGCGCAGTGGCTGCGAGGTGTCCGGCCGCGATTCGGGCTCGGGCGGCGCGGCTGTCGGCGAGCCGGGGGCGGACGTGTCGTCGTCGCCCGGGCCGGACGCACGCAGATGCCGGGTGAGCCAGCGCTTCAACTGCTCGACCCGGGTGGCGCGCGCCGGCCAGAACTCCTGCACGGTGGCATTGAATTCCGCGCCGAGAATCACCGCGAAGCCGAGGAAGAAGGTGAACAGCAGGAACGCGATAGGGGTCGCCAGCGCGCCGTAACTGATGCCGGTGCGGGTCACCCAGGCCAGATAGCGGCGCAACCCGTCGCTGGCGGCCATGAAGAACACGCCCGCCACCACCGCGCCCCAGAACAGTCGATGCCACGGCAGCGATCTGTGCAGGGCGAGCTTGTAGAGAGTGGTCAGGCCGACGATGAGCAGCAGCCCGGTCCCCGGGTAGTAGAAGCTGTCGAGCAACCGCAGCCCCGGCTCGCGCCAGCCCTCGGGCAGCGCCCGGCCGATGAGCGCCGGGCCCAGCGCCACCAGCGGCAGCACGAACACCGCCACCACCAGGAACAGCACGTACAGCAGCAGGGCGAAGATGCGCTGCCACACCGGATGCCGGGCGTCCTGCTGGTCGTGCGCGGCCACGATCGAATCGACGAAGGTCGCCATCGCCGACGAACCGGCCCACAGCGACAGCACGAAACCGACCGAGACCACCGCGCCGCGCCCGCGCCCCAGCACATCGCCGACGGTGGGGGCGATGAGATCGTCGACCACGGTGGGGCTGAACAGGTTTCGGCTGAAACTGATGATCTTTCCCTCGACGATCTGTACGGTGTCGGGCCCGAACCAGCCGCCCACGTAACCGAGACTGCCGAGCAGTCCCAGCAGCAGCGGCGCCAGCGACAGCGTCTGCCAGAACGCGGCGGCCGCCGACTTGGCGAAGATCGAATCGTCCCACGCCTTCACCGCCACCCGGGCGATCAGCTGCCAGGTCCGGTGCAGGATCCGCCGGGCACGCCGACCCGCGGCCGCGCCCGGACTCGGTGCGGCGCTGTCGTCCGGAGGTGGTTCGTGCGCGTCCATCGTGCCTACAGCATCACCTACGGCCGCGCCGAATAGGCGAACGGATGGAAAACGTGTCGCGCGGCGGTGGTCGTGGTGGGCGAGATCGAAGGCTCTTCGCGCGGCGGCTGCCGGTGGGCAAGCTCACAGGCGCGTCGCGAGGCGGCGCGGCAGCCGCCCCGGGGCTCCGGACCGCGGGCGCGGGGCAGCCCCGCGCGACACGCCCGGCCCACGGCCCGCGCTCGGTTTCCGGAGCCGCCGCGGGCAGCGTCGCGGAGCCAGCGGTGGTCACCGAAATCCGGGCCCGCGGGGCCGCGCGAACCCGCGATCCGGGGGGCGGTCCGGCGGCAGGCGATTGGCTTGGTGTCGGTGCGGGTCGCTAATCTCTGTGGAGTGACTTCGGGTGGTGCTGGTTCGTTACGTGCATGGCAGCGCAGGGCTCTCACCAAATATCTGACGACGAAGCCACGCGACTTCCTCGCGGTCGCGACGCCGGGTGCTGGTAAAACCACGTTCGCGCTGCGACTGGCTTCCGAGTTGCTGGCCGACCGCACCGTCGACCAGGTGACGGTGGTCGCGCCCACCGAACATCTCAAGCATCAGTGGTCGGCGGCGGCGGCGCGCGCGGGTATCGCGCTGGACTCCAACTTCTCCAACTCCACCGGCGGCACCTCCGGCGACTATCACGGTGTGGTGGTCACCTACGCGCAGGTGGCGTCGCATCCGTTCAAGCATCGCGTGCGCACCGAGAACCGCCGCACCCTGGTGATTCTCGACGAGATCCACCACGCCGGCGACGCGAAGAGCTGGGGCGACGCGGCCGCCGAGGCATTCGGCGACGCGACGCGGCGGCTGGCGCTCACCGGCACCCCGTTCCGCAGCGACGATTCCCAGATCCCGTTCGTCAACTACGAGTCCGACGAGGCCGGATTTCCGCGCTCGCGCGCCGACTACGCCTACGGTTACTCCGAGGCCCTCGCCGACGGCGTCGTGCGCCCGGTGGTCTTCCTCGCCTACTCCGGCGACGCGCACTGGCGCGACAGCGCGGGCGAGGAGTACTCCGCACGCCTGGGCGAACCGCTGAGCGCCGAGCAGACCGCCCGCGCCTGGCGCACCGCGCTGGACCCGGCCGGAGACTGGATGTCGAAGGTGCTCGGGGCCGCCGACACCCGGCTGCGCCAGCTGCGCGCCACCGGCATGCCCGACGCGGGCGGGCTGGTGATCGCCACGGATCAGGAGCGGGCGCGCGACTACGCCGAACTGCTGGAACACATCTCGGGCGCGCGCCCGGCGCTGGTGCTGTCCGACGATCCCACCTCCTCCCAGCGGATCGGCGAGTTCGCGGCGAGCACCGACCCGTGGATGGTCGCGGTGCGCATGGTGTCCGAGGGCGTGGACGTGCCGCGCCTGGCCGTCGGCGTCTACGCCACCAGCGCCTCCACACCGCTGTATTTCGCCCAGGCGATCGGCCGGTTCGTGCGCGCCCGCCGGCCCGGCGAGACCGCGAGCGTCTTCCTGCCGTCGGTGCCGGTGCTGCTGGACCTGGCCGCGCAGCTGGAGATTCAGCGCGATCACGTCATCGGCAAGCCGCACCGGGAGAAGAACGGCCTCGAGGACGAGCTGCTGATCGAGGCCAACAAACAGCAGGACGAGCCGGGCGAGGAGGAGCGGAAGTTCGTCGCGCTCGCCGCCGACGCCGAACTGGATCAGGTGATCTACGACGGCGATTCGTTCGGCACCGCGACCTTCGCGGGCAGCGACGAGGAGGCCGACTATCTCGGTATCCCGGGCCTGCTCGACGCCGAGCAGATGCGCGCGCTGCTGCGCGACCGCCAGACCCGCCAGGTCGAGGAGCGCAGCGCGGCCGCCGCGGGCGCCGAATCCGGCCCCAGCATCGCGGCCGCCGCCGAGCGGGTCGCCACCGCCGACCGCCTCAGCGAGCTGCGCCGCGAACTCAACAGCCTGGTCGCCATGCATCACCACCGCACCGGCAAGCCCCACGGTGTCATCCACGGCGAGCTGCGTCGCGAATGTGGCGGTCCCCCAACGGCATTGGCGACGGCCGAGCAACTCTCCCAGCGCATCGCCGCCCTGCGCCGCATGTAGTCGCGCCCGACCCGCCGATACCTGCGCGACACACGGCCGTTCGGCGGCGATCCACCAACCTGCCCCGCACGGGTTCAGGTGGGCCAGGCGGCCAGGGCGCGGTCGATCGTGCGGCTCAGCTGCGGTAGGTCGGCGCCGTCGCGAGCCTGGACCGACAGTCCGAACAGGACGGTGGCGTAGAAGTCGGCCAGTTCGGCGGTGTCGGTAGCGGCGGGGAGGTCGCCTTCGGCTACGCCACGCTCGAGGCGGTGGCGGATGTCTTCCACTGTCGCCCTGCGCTTTTCGACGAGGAAGTCGCGGATCGTCGTGTTGCGGGTGGTGTAGGTGGACCCGGCCAGCACGACCATGCAGCCGCGCGGTGTGGTGCCGTCGACGTAGGCGCGGGCATTGTCGCGCAGCATGGCCTCGATGGCGGTGCGCGCGGTGGGTTCCTCGCGCAGCGCACGTGCGGTGTACCCGCCCTCGGTGCACCCGTAGAGTCCCACGGACTCCCGGAACAACTGCTCCTTGCTGCCGAACGCCGCGTAGAGGCTGGGGGAGTTGATGCCCATGGCGGAGGTGAGGTCGCTCATCGACGCGCCCTCGTAGCCGTGCTCCCAGAACACCTCCATGGCGCATCGCAATGCCCGCGCCCGATCGAAGGCGCGGGGACGACCCCGTTCGGCCACGACCGCTCCTTTCTGTGTCGATCGTTAAATATACCCTTGACGCCGCCTTCCCGGTCTGCTTGAGTCATTTATGTACTGATCGACACAGAATTAGGAGCGGAGATGAACGACCTGACCGGGACCGCGGCACTCGTGACCGGAGGCAGCCGGGGCATCGGCGCCGCGATCGCGCGGCGGCTGGCCGAGGCGGGCGCCGACGTGGCGCTGACCTACCGCACCGGCGTGGAGAACGCGGAAAAGGTGGCGGCCGAGATCGAGGCGCTGGGTCGTCGCGCACTCGTCGTGCGGGCCGACAGCGCCGACGCGGGCGAGATCGTCGCGGCCGTCCACCACACCGCCGCGACGCTGGGGCGGCTCGACATCCTGGTCAACAACGCCGGCATCTTCCCGGCCAAGCCGTTCGAGGATTTCACCCTCGACGAGATCGATCAGGCGCTGCACATCCACGCCCGGGCGGCCTTCGTCGCCGCCCAGGCCGCGGTGGGGCACATGACCGAGGGCGGCCGGATCATCAGCATCGGCTCGAACCTGTCCGAGCGGGCGCTGTTCGGCGGCCTGGCGCTGTACAACCTGAGCAAGTCCGCGCTCAACGGTTTCACCAAAGCCCTTGCGCGGGAACTGGGTTCGCGCGGCATCACGGTGAACCTGGTGCAGCCCGGCGCCACCGACACCGATATGAATCCGGCGGGCGGCGACCACGCCGGTCAGCAGTTGCAGTTCAATCCATTGGGCCGGTTCGCCGGTCCCGACGACGTCGCCGCCATGGTGGCCTTCCTCGCGAGCCCGGCGGGACGCGCGGTCAACGGCGCCGTCGTGACCGTCGACAGCGGAACCAACGCCTGATCAGCGGGCGAAGTACCGGCCCGGCGACACCCCTATCGCGCGGCGGAAGGCGGCGACGTAGGCGCTGGCCGAGCCGTAGCCGACCCGCTCGGCGATGCGCGCCAGCGGCAGCCCGCCAGCCAGCAGCGGCAGCGAGGCGGCCAGCCGGACCTGAGTTCGCCACTGCCCGAAGCTGATTCCGGTCTCGGCGCGAAACAGCCGGGCCAGCGTCCGCGCGCTGGCGGTGGCGTCCGGGGCGAACTCGGCGAGTGTGCGATCGTCGGCCGGGTCGCGCAGCAGGGCCTCGGCGACGGCCCGGGCGCGGGGATCCGCGGGCATCGGCGCGCCGACCGGGGTCACCTCGACCGGTTCGAGCAGATCGAACACCACCGCCTCGGCGCGCTGCCGTCGATCCGCCGCGAGCGCATCGGCGCCCCGCAGGAATACGCCTGGGGCGCGGGGCTTGTCGAGTCCGCCACCGGTGAGGTAGTCGAACAGTTCGTGCAGCAGGCGGTCGACGCGCAGCAGGGTGGGAGCGGCGAAGCGCACCGGGCAGCGGTCCGGTTCGACGAAGATGCCGCGCATGGCGGCGCCGTCGGGGGTTCCGGTGCGGTGCGGCAGCCCGCCGGGTATCCACAGCGCCCGGGTCGGCGGGAGCACCCACTGGCCGCCACCGGCCGCCACTGCCAATACTCCCTGTGAGGCCCAGACGATCTGGTGCTGTGGATGCCGATGCGGTTCGAACCACAGGCCCGCGGGGAGTATGCCCACGCCGAAGACCATCGCGGTGGGTCCGGCGGGCGCCGCGACCTCGAGCGGGTGTCCGTTCTGCGACACAATCTGGCAGCGTAGCGTCTTCCGGCCGCCGACGGGGACTCCTACCGTCACGGTCATGGGTATGAATCTGCCGCACCGCCTGCTCTGCCGCTCCGCTCTCTGGGAGCGCGCCAGCGCCACCCGCATCGTGCCGTGGGCACTGTCGGGCGTGGACCTGGGGGACGCCGCGCTCGAGGTCGGGCCCGGGTACGGCGCGAACGTCGAGGCCCTGCGGGAACGGGTGCCCGCGCTCACCGGCCTCGAGATCGATCCGGTGCTCGCCGCCCGCCTGCGCGACCGCAAGGCCGGACGTCTGAGGGTGCTCGACGGTGACGGCGCGGCGATGCCGCTGCCGGACAACGAGTTCAGCTCGGTCGTGTGCTTCACCATGTTGCATCACGTCCCGTCGCCGCCGCGCCAGGACGACCTGTTCGCCGAGGCCTTCCGTGTGCTGCGGCCGGGCGGCGTCTTCGCGGGCAGCGACGGATTGGACAGCTTCGCCTTCCGCCTGATCCATCTGGGCGACACCTGCGTGCCCGTACCCCCGGAAACCCTCCCGGAGCGCCTCGCTCGCATCGGCTTCGCGGACATCGAAATCGACAAGGACACGAAGAGTTTCCGCTTCCGCGCCCGTCGGCCCGAGTGAGCAGGTCCCGGTGTCAGCCGGTGGGCACTGCGGTGCCCGGATTCGATATGGTCCCGAAATAGGTTGCGGGGTCGATGGTTTCGAGAGGCGTCCACCGAGGTGGCGGTGCGTCGGAATCGCCGGGGGCGACGGTGTCCCGGTAGCCCTGCAGCTCCAGTGCCAGCCAAGGGTTTTCGTCCACGCGCCGGGCGAGGGCGTAGCAGGCGGCGAGCAGATGCAGGCAGCGGGGCTTGCGGGCGGAGCAGGAGCAGTCGGAGTTGAGCAGGCGCGGGGCAACGGAGACGCCCGCGGTGCGCAGGGTTTCGCGGACGGTGTCGGCCAGCTCGGCCGCATCCGGCGGGAGTTGCGCGGCGATGGCGGCGATCCGGGCGGCGGGCAGCGGCGCCAGCTCCAGGTAGGTCACCGAGGCCTGGCTGCCGCGATGGATGGACGCGCGCACCGTACGTCCCTCGATCGCCAGTTCGACGCCGTCGTTGCGTGCGATGCGGCGGGCGCGGGGGAGCAGCGGTTCGGGCCGCGTCTGCGACAGGGGCTCGGCCAGGCGCACCCAGTCCATGCCCCAGGCGGTATAGCCGAATTCGTTGTCGGCCAAATCAATTCCCTCGCTTCCGGCGCAGGATCTCCAGCAGGTGCTCGTCGTCGAGCCGGGCCAGCGCCGCCACCCCGGACGCGGCGCCGGTGCCGCCGGTGTCGGTGAGGTCGGCCAGCGCCGACTTGCGGCCGTGCATACCGGCGATGTGTTCCTCGACGGTGGTCCCCGTGGTGAGCGTGGTGACAGTGACGGGCCGGGTCTGGCCGATCCGGTGTACGCGGTCGGAGGCCTGCGCCTCCACCGCCGGATTCCACCAGCGGTCGTAGTGCACGACGTCGGCCGCGCGGGTCAGGGTCAGGCCGGTCCCGGCCGCGCGCAGGCTCAGCACCAGCACCGGCGGTCCGTCCGGTGTCTGGAATCGCCGCACGATATCGGCGCGCTGCGCGGCGTCGAGTCCGCCGTGGAAGAACGGCACAGTGATCCCGAACCGCTCGGCGCAGTGGCGCACCAGCAGTTC from Nocardia wallacei carries:
- a CDS encoding MerR family transcriptional regulator, encoding MEVPANVIDDTPGGGSIGIGELSRRTGVPVRTIRFYCDEAVLESRRTSGGHRVFDPAVAVDRLLLVRRLRALGLGLGAIVDVLAGATTIEDAVATERAALDAELAVLAWRRAALLAVESAPPAARLGHLEPLAAVADRGGAQDAVVTFWRRVLTPLPPATIEAFLSMHVPALPVAPQPWHVLVYAELSTLAADPTFRVAMSRRLRQSDGGRIRHERELLGGVGEACEAVGRLLAAHQSPRPGPELDRFVAAHAAAREERDTPRFRRRLLCGAKVPDHRIPRYWQLTSEVTGTVTVGDAQHWLLQALALGLDDR
- a CDS encoding LuxR C-terminal-related transcriptional regulator, which encodes MRRSRDENADTVRTARYHVLRLVATGHTNGEIGARLGLSNNTVKSYLCTVMQKLQARNRAQAVANARRYGLL
- a CDS encoding YihY/virulence factor BrkB family protein, which codes for MDAHEPPPDDSAAPSPGAAAGRRARRILHRTWQLIARVAVKAWDDSIFAKSAAAAFWQTLSLAPLLLGLLGSLGYVGGWFGPDTVQIVEGKIISFSRNLFSPTVVDDLIAPTVGDVLGRGRGAVVSVGFVLSLWAGSSAMATFVDSIVAAHDQQDARHPVWQRIFALLLYVLFLVVAVFVLPLVALGPALIGRALPEGWREPGLRLLDSFYYPGTGLLLIVGLTTLYKLALHRSLPWHRLFWGAVVAGVFFMAASDGLRRYLAWVTRTGISYGALATPIAFLLFTFFLGFAVILGAEFNATVQEFWPARATRVEQLKRWLTRHLRASGPGDDDTSAPGSPTAAPPEPESRPDTSQPLRIIP
- a CDS encoding DEAD/DEAH box helicase gives rise to the protein MTSGGAGSLRAWQRRALTKYLTTKPRDFLAVATPGAGKTTFALRLASELLADRTVDQVTVVAPTEHLKHQWSAAAARAGIALDSNFSNSTGGTSGDYHGVVVTYAQVASHPFKHRVRTENRRTLVILDEIHHAGDAKSWGDAAAEAFGDATRRLALTGTPFRSDDSQIPFVNYESDEAGFPRSRADYAYGYSEALADGVVRPVVFLAYSGDAHWRDSAGEEYSARLGEPLSAEQTARAWRTALDPAGDWMSKVLGAADTRLRQLRATGMPDAGGLVIATDQERARDYAELLEHISGARPALVLSDDPTSSQRIGEFAASTDPWMVAVRMVSEGVDVPRLAVGVYATSASTPLYFAQAIGRFVRARRPGETASVFLPSVPVLLDLAAQLEIQRDHVIGKPHREKNGLEDELLIEANKQQDEPGEEERKFVALAADAELDQVIYDGDSFGTATFAGSDEEADYLGIPGLLDAEQMRALLRDRQTRQVEERSAAAAGAESGPSIAAAAERVATADRLSELRRELNSLVAMHHHRTGKPHGVIHGELRRECGGPPTALATAEQLSQRIAALRRM
- a CDS encoding TetR/AcrR family transcriptional regulator, translating into MAERGRPRAFDRARALRCAMEVFWEHGYEGASMSDLTSAMGINSPSLYAAFGSKEQLFRESVGLYGCTEGGYTARALREEPTARTAIEAMLRDNARAYVDGTTPRGCMVVLAGSTYTTRNTTIRDFLVEKRRATVEDIRHRLERGVAEGDLPAATDTAELADFYATVLFGLSVQARDGADLPQLSRTIDRALAAWPT
- a CDS encoding SDR family NAD(P)-dependent oxidoreductase, translated to MNDLTGTAALVTGGSRGIGAAIARRLAEAGADVALTYRTGVENAEKVAAEIEALGRRALVVRADSADAGEIVAAVHHTAATLGRLDILVNNAGIFPAKPFEDFTLDEIDQALHIHARAAFVAAQAAVGHMTEGGRIISIGSNLSERALFGGLALYNLSKSALNGFTKALARELGSRGITVNLVQPGATDTDMNPAGGDHAGQQLQFNPLGRFAGPDDVAAMVAFLASPAGRAVNGAVVTVDSGTNA
- a CDS encoding AraC family transcriptional regulator, whose translation is MSQNGHPLEVAAPAGPTAMVFGVGILPAGLWFEPHRHPQHQIVWASQGVLAVAAGGGQWVLPPTRALWIPGGLPHRTGTPDGAAMRGIFVEPDRCPVRFAAPTLLRVDRLLHELFDYLTGGGLDKPRAPGVFLRGADALAADRRQRAEAVVFDLLEPVEVTPVGAPMPADPRARAVAEALLRDPADDRTLAEFAPDATASARTLARLFRAETGISFGQWRTQVRLAASLPLLAGGLPLARIAERVGYGSASAYVAAFRRAIGVSPGRYFAR
- a CDS encoding class I SAM-dependent methyltransferase, with amino-acid sequence MGMNLPHRLLCRSALWERASATRIVPWALSGVDLGDAALEVGPGYGANVEALRERVPALTGLEIDPVLAARLRDRKAGRLRVLDGDGAAMPLPDNEFSSVVCFTMLHHVPSPPRQDDLFAEAFRVLRPGGVFAGSDGLDSFAFRLIHLGDTCVPVPPETLPERLARIGFADIEIDKDTKSFRFRARRPE
- a CDS encoding SWIM zinc finger family protein, which translates into the protein MADNEFGYTAWGMDWVRLAEPLSQTRPEPLLPRARRIARNDGVELAIEGRTVRASIHRGSQASVTYLELAPLPAARIAAIAAQLPPDAAELADTVRETLRTAGVSVAPRLLNSDCSCSARKPRCLHLLAACYALARRVDENPWLALELQGYRDTVAPGDSDAPPPRWTPLETIDPATYFGTISNPGTAVPTG